A genomic region of Oscillatoria salina IIICB1 contains the following coding sequences:
- the rodA gene encoding rod shape-determining protein RodA, whose translation MLSKSVLTRNRWTSLLASWKQVDWFLFSLVLGLTSFGGLMIYTTEIGQHDTTWLQHSVFGIVGVAIALFLSRWRYEYLLQWHWLIYAFTNLSLVAVMAIGATAKGAQRWITVGGFNVQPSEFAKLGLIITLAALLHARPASTVSAVFRALAVTMLPWALVFLQPDLGTSLVFGAITLGMLYWGNANPGWLILLISPLLSAILFNVFFPAWLGCLAIVILLAWFTLPWRFFGTVIAIVINFISGGLGGFLWGFLKDYQKDRLLLFLEPEKDPLGGGYHLIQSRIAIGAGELCGRGVNSLGKMCGGGVDEATQTKLNFIPEQHTDFIFSAIGEQLGFIGAIALLIAFWLICLRLVLIARSAKEDFGSLLVIGVLSMIAFQVIVNISMTVGLAPITGIPLPWMSYGRSALLTNFLAIGIVESVANYRQSRMRY comes from the coding sequence ATGTTGTCTAAGTCCGTATTAACTCGTAATCGCTGGACATCCTTGTTAGCTTCTTGGAAGCAGGTTGATTGGTTTCTGTTTAGTTTGGTTCTCGGTTTGACCAGCTTTGGTGGACTGATGATTTACACTACAGAAATTGGTCAGCACGATACTACCTGGTTGCAGCACTCGGTTTTTGGCATAGTTGGAGTGGCGATCGCCTTATTTCTCTCTCGCTGGCGGTACGAGTACCTGTTGCAGTGGCATTGGCTCATTTACGCATTCACTAATTTATCTTTAGTGGCGGTAATGGCGATCGGGGCTACCGCTAAAGGGGCGCAGCGTTGGATTACGGTTGGCGGTTTTAATGTCCAACCGTCAGAGTTTGCTAAGTTAGGTTTGATTATTACTTTGGCTGCTTTGCTCCACGCTCGTCCGGCTTCGACAGTAAGTGCGGTTTTTCGTGCTTTGGCTGTCACCATGCTACCTTGGGCATTAGTATTTTTACAGCCAGACTTAGGTACTTCACTAGTGTTTGGGGCAATTACCTTGGGAATGCTTTATTGGGGAAATGCAAATCCGGGTTGGCTGATTTTGTTGATTTCTCCTTTGCTCTCAGCAATTTTGTTTAATGTCTTTTTTCCGGCATGGTTGGGTTGTCTGGCGATCGTGATTTTGCTTGCTTGGTTTACTCTACCTTGGCGCTTTTTCGGTACGGTAATCGCGATCGTGATTAATTTTATCAGTGGCGGTTTGGGTGGCTTTCTGTGGGGATTTTTGAAAGATTATCAAAAAGACCGCTTGTTGCTGTTTCTGGAGCCGGAAAAAGACCCTCTCGGAGGCGGATACCATTTAATTCAATCGCGGATCGCGATCGGCGCAGGAGAGCTTTGCGGGCGAGGTGTCAATAGTTTGGGAAAAATGTGTGGGGGAGGAGTCGATGAAGCTACTCAAACGAAGTTGAATTTTATTCCCGAACAACATACGGACTTTATTTTTAGTGCGATTGGCGAACAGTTGGGGTTTATTGGCGCGATCGCACTCTTAATCGCTTTTTGGTTAATTTGTTTGCGTTTGGTGCTAATTGCTCGTTCGGCAAAAGAAGATTTTGGTTCTTTGTTGGTGATTGGTGTTTTGTCAATGATTGCTTTTCAGGTAATCGTTAACATTAGTATGACTGTAGGCTTGGCTCCGATTACTGGTATTCCTCTCCCGTGGATGAGTTACGGACGCTCGGCTCTACTGACGAATTTTCTGGCGATCGGAATTGTCGAGTCGGTGGCTAATTACCGACAAAGTAGAATGAGATATTAG
- a CDS encoding NAD(P)H dehydrogenase subunit NdhS: MILPGATVKVTNPDDTYYHFEGIVQRVSDGKAAVLFEGGNWDKLITFNLSELENVDLKAGKK; this comes from the coding sequence ATGATTCTTCCCGGTGCAACGGTGAAAGTAACTAATCCAGACGATACTTATTACCACTTTGAAGGTATTGTTCAACGAGTTAGTGATGGCAAAGCAGCAGTTTTGTTTGAGGGTGGTAACTGGGATAAATTGATTACTTTTAACTTATCCGAGCTAGAAAATGTCGATCTCAAAGCTGGGAAAAAATAG
- a CDS encoding HAS-barrel domain-containing protein codes for MRLPLPQFATESRHPNHFAEVIETATTEFLAQCLEPEDLSFPKMPPFASWVKSVDEESGNKIMAVVTHVTTSVIDSVHRARALGLSLSELREQQPQIFAMLKTEFSAAIVGFESPQSSLNGASSAGKIFQYLPPRPPQIHQGVYFCQPEEVINFTNELDFLRILLDTTRVPGEALTAATLRNIYRLRNGDGCADLTVRQWLVKAGKALNVLLQDDYDRLRYILSQVRY; via the coding sequence ATGCGTCTTCCCTTACCGCAATTTGCTACTGAATCTCGCCACCCAAATCATTTTGCTGAGGTGATTGAAACCGCAACGACGGAATTTTTGGCGCAGTGTTTGGAACCGGAAGATTTGAGTTTTCCGAAAATGCCTCCTTTTGCCAGTTGGGTAAAATCAGTTGATGAGGAGTCGGGAAATAAAATTATGGCGGTGGTGACTCATGTTACTACTTCGGTAATCGATTCTGTCCATCGCGCTAGAGCTTTGGGTTTGTCCCTCAGTGAGTTGCGCGAACAGCAACCGCAAATTTTCGCGATGCTCAAAACTGAATTTTCGGCGGCGATCGTTGGTTTTGAGTCTCCTCAATCTTCTTTGAATGGCGCGAGTTCTGCTGGTAAAATCTTTCAATATCTACCTCCTCGTCCACCTCAGATCCATCAAGGAGTTTACTTTTGTCAACCTGAAGAGGTAATTAATTTTACGAACGAACTCGATTTTCTGCGAATTTTGTTAGATACGACAAGAGTACCGGGAGAGGCTTTAACGGCAGCCACCTTAAGAAATATTTATCGCTTGCGTAACGGCGATGGCTGCGCCGACCTTACGGTTCGTCAGTGGTTAGTAAAAGCGGGGAAAGCTTTAAACGTCTTACTCCAGGATGACTACGATCGCCTACGTTATATCCTCAGTCAAGTTCGCTATTAA